Below is a genomic region from Streptomyces sp. NBC_00250.
GCCCCGGGGGCCGGTGGCGGCGCGCGCGTCGAACTCGCCGACCCGTCGGGGCAGCCCGTCGCCGTCGTCGCCGAGACGGCGGTGCGCGGTGTCGACGACGGCGCGTTCGCGACGGCCGCCGGTCGGCACGACGACGCGCTGTTCCACATGGGCTGGACGCCGCTGGGCGTGCGGCCGGCGGGGGAGACCCGTCCGGCCACGCTCGGCGACGAGGGCGACTTCACGAGCCCCGGCGAGGTGGCCGCGGCCGTCGCCGCCGGACGGGAGGTACCCGTCGTCGTCCTCCGTGTCCGGCCGGAACCGGCGGGCTCGCTGCCCGGTTCGGTCCACGCCACGACGGAGAAGGCACTCGGCCTGGTGGGTGAGTGGTTGGCCGACGAGCGTCTTGAAGGGACCCGGCTCGTGGTGGTCACCTCGGGTGCGGTCGCCACCGCCGACGGGGAGGACGTCACCGACCTGGCGGGCGCCGCCGTCTGGGGCCTGCTCCGCTCGGCCCAGTCCGAGCACACCGGCCGCATCGTCCTCGTCGACGCCGACCCCGACGCCGACCCCGATGCCGATCCGGACACCGGCCACGTCACCGGCCTGGTCACGGCCCTCGCCGTCTCCGGCGAACCCCAGGCAGCCCTGCGCGCCGGACAGGTGTACGTCCCCCGGCTCGCGAGGGCCGTCGTACCCGCTCCCGGCACCGCCCCGGCCTGGAACCCCGACGGCACGGTCCTGATCACCGGCGGCACCGGCAGCCTCGGCGCCCTCTTCGCCCGCCACCTCGTCACCGCGCACGGGGTGCGTCACCTCCTGCTCACCAGCCGCAGCGGCCCGGCCGCCGCCGGTGCGAAGGAGCTGTCGGCCGAACTGACCGCCCTGGGCGCCCGGGTCACCGTCGCCGCCTGCGACACGGCCGACCACACGGCGCTCGCCGAGCTCCTCGACACGATCCCCGCCGACCTCCCGCTCACCGGCGTCGTACACGCCGCCGGCATCCTGGACGACGGCCTCCTCACCACCCTCACCCCCGAGCGGCTGCACGCCGTACTGCGGCCCAAGGTCGACGCCGCCTGGAACCTGCACCGCCTCACCCAGGACAAGGACCTCACCGCCTTCGTCCTCTTCTCCTCGATCGCCGCGGTCGTCGGCGGCCCCGGCCAGTCCAACTACGCCGCCGCCAACCAGTTCCTCGACGCCCTCGCCCAGCACCGGCACGCGCGCGCCCTGCCCGCCACCTCGGTCGCCTGGGGCCTCTGGGAGCAGTCCGGCGGCATGAGCGGCCACCTCAGCGAGACCGACCTCGGCCGCATCGCCCGCAGCGGCTTCCGCCCCGTCCCCCAGGCCCAGGGGCCCGCGCTGCTCGACCGGGCGATCGCCCTCGGACACCCGGCCGTCGTCGCGACCCCGCTGGACATCGCGGTCCTGCGCGAACAGCCCGGCCGCATCCCGGCGGTCCTCACCGGGCTCGCCCCCGCCCCGCTGCGCCGGGCCGCCGCCGGGGAGGGCGCGGCCGCGACCGCCTCGCTCGCCGACCTGGTCGCCGGGCTCGACGGGCCCGAGCGCGAACAGGCCGTCCTGGACGCGGTGCTCGAACTCAGCGCGGCCGTACTCGGCCATGCCGACACCTCCGGCATCCAGCCCGGACAGCCGCTGACCAAACTCGGCTTCGACTCGCTGACCTCGGTCGAGCTCCGCAACCGGCTGAGCGCCCTGGTCGACTCCAAGCTGCCCGCGACGCTGGTCTTCGACCACCCCACGCCCGCCGCCCTCGCCGCCTTCGTCTCAGGCCAGCTCGCCGGCGGGCCGGGTGCGGACGCCGCCCCGGCGCTCCCCGCCGTGGACTACGCGGTCGAGGTGCGCCTCGCCGACGACATCCGCCCGGCGGTCGAGGTCGTCACGTCGGCGGCGGAGCCGCGGTCGATCCTGCTGACCGGAGCCACCGGCTTCCTCGGCGCGTTCCTGCTGCGCGACCTGATGCGGACGACCACGGCGACGATCCACTGCCTGGTCCGCGGCGCCGACCAGGACGAGGCGATGAAGCGGCTGCGGACCAACATGGAGTGGTACCGGCTGTGGGACGAGGTCGACGAGAGCCGGCTCTCGCCCGTCCTCGGCGACCTGGCCGAGGAGCGGCTCGGCCTCACGGAGGAGCACTTCGACGACCTGGCGCGGACGGTGGACGCCGTCTACCACAACGGCGCCCGGGTCCACTGGCTGCACCCGTACACGGCGCTGCGCGACGCCAACGTCCGCGGCACCGAGGAGGTGCTGCGCCTGGCAGCCCGTCACCGCACCGTCCCCGTCCACTACGTGTCCACCGTCGGCGTCTTCGACGGGGTACGGGAGGAGGGCGTCCCGCTCAAGGTGACCGACCCGACCGGCCCCGCCGAGGCCCTGCCCAGCGGCTACCTCCAGAGCAAGTGGGTCGCCGAGCAGCTCATCGGCACCGCCCGCGACCGGGGGCTGCCCGTCTCCGTCTACCGCGTCGACGTGATCTCCGGCGACACCCGGACCGGCGCCTGCCAGACCCGCGACTTCGTCTGGCTCAGCCTCAAGGGCATCCTGCAGTCGGCGGCGGTGCCCGCCGGTACCAGCGGCCGGTTCCACCTGCTGCCCGTCGACTACGTCAGCGCCGCCATCACCACCCTCTCCCGGCAGCGGGACACCGCCGGCCGTACCTTCCACCTGTTCAACCAGAGCTCCCTCAGCCTCGCCCAGTGCGTGGAGAACCTGCGGGCGTACGGGTACGCGCTGGACGAGCGGGACCGGCGGAGCTGGCACGAGGAGGTCGGCGCGAGCAGCGACAACGCGCTGCGCCCGCTGCTCCACGCCTTCGAGATGATGACCTCCGACACCGACGGCTTCTACCCGCCGATCGACACCTCGGAGACCCTCGCGGCCCTCGCGGGGACCGGCGTCGACTGCCCGCCGCTGACCGCCGAGCTCTTCGCCCGGTACGTCGACTTCTTCGTCGAGGTGGGCCACTTCCCGCCCGTGCCGGACCGCGAGCCGGCGCGCGTGTGACGGGACGTCAGGGCCGGGATCCGACGCGCACATGACGGGAGGTCAGGGCCGGGGCCCGACGAAGTGCCCCGGCCCGGACCTCTTGACCCACCCTTGACCTGACATACCTTCCCTTTACCTCGGGGGAAGACGGCAGGTGACGGACTGCCAGATGGCAGCATCGGCGCCATGAGCGATACGGGTGGGTTACTGCAGGACAAGGTCATTCTGGTCACGGGGGCGAGCAGCGGAATCGGTGCGGCGGCCGCGTACCTCTTCGCCCGCGAAGGCGCGTCGGTGGTCCTCGCCGCGCGCCGGGAGGAGAGGCTCACCGCCTTCGTGGCGGAGCTGACGGCCAAGGGGTTCGAAGCCTCGTCGGTGGTGTGCGACGTGACGCGCGCCGAGGACGCGCGGCGGGCGGTCGCACACGCGACGGAACGTTTCGGCAGGCTTGACGGCGCTTTCAACAACGCGGGCATCGGCGGGGACCAGGCCCCCCTCCACGAGATGGGGGACGAGGTCTACGACACCATCCTCGACACCAATGTGCGGGGACTGTGGAACTGCCTGCGCGCCGAGGTCGGCGCGATGCTCGCGAGCGGCGGCGGCGCCATCGTCAACAACAGCAGCGTGGGCGGCCTGGTGGCGATAGCCACCGCCGCCCCTTACGTGGCGTCCAAGCACGCGGTGGTCGGCTTCACCCGCGCCGCGGCCGACGAGTACGCGAGGCAGGGCATCCGCGTGAACGCGGTGGCACCCGGTCCGACCCGCAGCGAGATCACGGTCGGCTGGTTCGCGCGCAACCCCGGTCTGGAGCAGACGGTCGAGGCGGCCACCTCCCAGCGGCGCACCGCCGCACCCGAGGAGGTGGCCGAGGCCGCGGCCTGGCTGCTCAGCGACAGGTCCTCGTACGTCACCGGTGTCGTCATGCCGGTGGACGGCGGCTACCTCAACCACTGAGCGCGGCCGGGCCGGTAAGGAACAGGGGCGGTGCCGGTCCACGGACCGCACCGCCCCGCACGCCGGCATCGCTACCGTGCGCAGTCCATGGAGACGGAGAAGGCGCGTCCGCCGTTCTGCACCCCGGTGATCTCGACGTGCAGGACACCCTCGTCGGGTGCGGGGACGACGGAAGCGTCGATCCACAACGGGGCGTCGAACTCGACGTAGCGGTTGAAGGTGCTCATCACACGGATGGGATGGCAGTCCGGTGCGGTGACCGCGTGCGCGGCCTGGTAGGCGGCCTCGACCAGCACCAGGCCGGGCACGTGGTCGACCCGGTGGTCGTACAGCGCGAGGTTGGACACGTCCGTGCGCAGCTGCCAGCGGTTCGGGAGGCCGCTCGGGGCGAGGAGGACCTCGCGCTCATGGGTGCGCCCGACCGTGTGCGCGAGGACCGGAGCGGGTGAGGTCACGTCTTCCCAGGCGACCTCGGCGTGCGCGCCGCGCAGCCTGCGGTAGGCCGCGGGGGCGATCCCGCTGTAGTCGAGACGTGCCTCCACGACCAGCCGTCCTTCGGACAGGATCGACTGCTCGATGCGCAGGGAGCGCGGATTGTTGCGCTTGGCTGTCACCAGAATGAACAGGTTGTCCGGTTTGTTTTTTGGATCGTAAAAATCGCCGGAGACGCTGAAGTCCATCAGCTCCATGAGCGTCTGGTGCGACAGCGGGACCGATAACTCCGCGTGCCCTATGAGCAGGGCGCACTGACGGACCGTCTGGGCGAGCAGCAGTGGCACGGAGCCGCCGTAGACCCCGGCCTCGGGCCAGTGTGCGGTCACGGCGAAGCGGTCCGACCCCAATGAGGACCACTTCGTGAGGAGGACGGCGTCCTCGTCGTGCAGATGCACGTACTCCTTGGGAACGTTCCGGACGGGCGCGGCGATCCGATGGACGAC
It encodes:
- a CDS encoding SDR family NAD(P)-dependent oxidoreductase, producing MSDTGGLLQDKVILVTGASSGIGAAAAYLFAREGASVVLAARREERLTAFVAELTAKGFEASSVVCDVTRAEDARRAVAHATERFGRLDGAFNNAGIGGDQAPLHEMGDEVYDTILDTNVRGLWNCLRAEVGAMLASGGGAIVNNSSVGGLVAIATAAPYVASKHAVVGFTRAAADEYARQGIRVNAVAPGPTRSEITVGWFARNPGLEQTVEAATSQRRTAAPEEVAEAAAWLLSDRSSYVTGVVMPVDGGYLNH
- a CDS encoding ScbA/BarX family gamma-butyrolactone biosynthesis protein — encoded protein: MPKALLSDRRRHTNVVHRIAAPVRNVPKEYVHLHDEDAVLLTKWSSLGSDRFAVTAHWPEAGVYGGSVPLLLAQTVRQCALLIGHAELSVPLSHQTLMELMDFSVSGDFYDPKNKPDNLFILVTAKRNNPRSLRIEQSILSEGRLVVEARLDYSGIAPAAYRRLRGAHAEVAWEDVTSPAPVLAHTVGRTHEREVLLAPSGLPNRWQLRTDVSNLALYDHRVDHVPGLVLVEAAYQAAHAVTAPDCHPIRVMSTFNRYVEFDAPLWIDASVVPAPDEGVLHVEITGVQNGGRAFSVSMDCAR